One Acutalibacter muris DNA window includes the following coding sequences:
- the acgA gene encoding ACGX-repeat peptide — protein sequence MALANLAEWNEEKEASACGSACGASSSCGTTDEKKEEKSSACGSACGAGDEEKKEEKPAACGSACGAGDK from the coding sequence ATGGCACTGGCAAATCTGGCTGAATGGAACGAGGAAAAGGAGGCTTCGGCCTGCGGCTCTGCCTGTGGCGCAAGTAGTTCCTGTGGAACTACCGACGAGAAGAAAGAGGAAAAATCCTCTGCTTGCGGCAGCGCCTGTGGCGCTGGGGATGAGGAAAAGAAGGAAGAAAAGCCCGCTGCCTGTGGTTCCGCTTGCGGCGCCGGAGACAAGTAA
- a CDS encoding TnpV protein, translating into MEKRFFDETNGLWYELGDGYYYPCPTVSEEEKRPISIWGQQHEQYLKEHRQIVYNTLLLSGKLNAYLADIDRQAQEQYELLINQMKQSRGITEDLKATDPLTWVGRMNNAQACAREIVNNEIIYN; encoded by the coding sequence ATGGAGAAACGATTTTTTGACGAAACCAACGGCCTATGGTACGAGCTAGGAGACGGTTACTATTACCCTTGCCCGACAGTATCAGAGGAGGAAAAGCGGCCCATCAGCATATGGGGCCAACAGCATGAGCAGTACCTAAAAGAACACCGGCAGATAGTTTACAACACACTCCTGCTGAGCGGCAAGCTAAACGCCTACCTTGCCGACATCGACCGGCAGGCACAGGAGCAGTACGAGCTCCTTATTAACCAGATGAAACAGTCTCGCGGCATCACGGAGGATTTGAAGGCCACTGACCCGCTTACATGGGTCGGCAGAATGAACAACGCCCAGGCGTGCGCAAGAGAAATTGTGAATAACGAGATAATCTACAATTAG
- a CDS encoding winged helix-turn-helix transcriptional regulator, which yields MLTKEELPDCPVAATVQVIGSKWKLLILRNLLVRPWRFNELHKDLSGISQKVLTDSLRALEADGIVTRTVFAEVPPRVEYALSDLGETLRPILDAMQEWGEMHRGVADKKVC from the coding sequence ATGCTGACAAAGGAAGAACTGCCTGACTGCCCGGTGGCTGCCACCGTTCAAGTCATTGGCAGCAAATGGAAACTGCTCATCCTTCGGAATCTGCTCGTGCGGCCCTGGCGGTTCAATGAGCTGCATAAAGATCTTTCGGGCATCAGCCAGAAGGTGCTGACGGATTCCCTGCGCGCTCTTGAAGCCGACGGCATTGTCACCCGCACGGTCTTTGCCGAGGTGCCGCCGCGGGTGGAGTATGCGTTGAGCGATTTAGGGGAGACCTTGCGGCCTATTTTGGACGCCATGCAGGAATGGGGGGAGATGCATCGGGGGGTGGCGGATAAGAAAGTATGCTAA
- a CDS encoding 4Fe-4S binding protein, translating to MDAQTCLEKLKYVGVLAFATVDQEGAPQIRNISAIHYGSDSMYFFTARGKDFCRELLSDGRVQILGYTKFKEMIRLSAKVLPAPEDEQEKWISTIFAEQPYLANVYPGDTRKIGIVFQITGGTFEYFNLGVNPILRGSYTFGDVKSHVKKGYRITESCIGCGNCLEHCPQCCIEPGTLYRIDPTHCLHCGACFESCPAGAVERL from the coding sequence ATGGACGCACAAACTTGCCTGGAAAAGCTGAAATATGTAGGCGTATTGGCCTTTGCTACGGTCGATCAGGAGGGTGCGCCCCAGATACGCAATATCAGCGCGATCCACTACGGATCAGACAGTATGTACTTTTTCACCGCCCGGGGCAAGGATTTCTGCCGGGAACTGCTCTCGGACGGTCGTGTGCAGATTTTGGGCTACACCAAGTTCAAGGAGATGATACGGCTTTCTGCAAAAGTCCTCCCCGCGCCGGAGGACGAGCAGGAAAAGTGGATCAGCACTATTTTCGCCGAGCAGCCCTATCTTGCTAACGTCTACCCTGGCGACACCCGGAAAATTGGGATCGTGTTTCAAATCACCGGGGGTACGTTTGAGTATTTCAATCTGGGCGTGAACCCTATTTTGCGTGGAAGTTACACCTTTGGAGATGTGAAGTCCCATGTCAAAAAGGGATATAGGATTACAGAGAGCTGTATCGGCTGCGGAAACTGTTTGGAGCATTGTCCACAGTGTTGTATAGAGCCGGGAACGCTTTACCGCATTGACCCCACCCACTGTCTGCACTGTGGGGCTTGCTTTGAGAGCTGCCCGGCAGGGGCAGTAGAACGACTTTAA
- a CDS encoding S-layer homology domain-containing protein: MKRLLCVLLAVLIICSCWVTAGAAEDGTTAPEDKSGGWVFNSQYQLPTQTTEYTAGSGTITWEPTTVYDETHQCEKAASGRLTLNNASISVDATAEKGIWVPVDTELVLIGSNTITMSQSGTAIMITDPYFGGTPSLTIRGEGSLTVNANGGGDGMEVRNEINIVEGANVSISCSNGVGMFTTAGRINISDSTVKVRIADNASSRGAIRAVINGYPTADITIENSHVTAINPGGLSMKSSGSISFTDSDIAAIGTSSISNGYPSEGILAFAELSGGTINISGGTLYAQNNYENTDRYNYGFDLPYLPGKVTATDSAVICYHGSVYYLVQSGNNIQYESCAYDESTGAITVGNGYVMGNVEWKDSLLFPDSKSNKALYGRYYDVASQSNKVGTITIPAGTEAVIPASGYLFSYNLVNNGTLTAKGYCDNYGTLTNNGTINNYGLFYNEANTQFSGSGTFNNLYYARNFPGSKTSDSMKINGLILNYDNTVSPVKWEYVAHGDAQLLCTNNQIVGANSSVFQPLYVLSDAIFTIPESRTVDASSAALGVTWETLSTYLSVQGKIVVNGTLKLPPGPVQEKLDELLTHITGTGQVIIGESTAYPVTVTGCTADKSFAVQGETVTLTPGVSAQGTRFLRWETSSGVTVGEDNTFTMPNGTVTVTAIYSHTVTFNTQGGSEVESQDVEGGQAAAEPAEAPTRDGYVFDNWYADAGGKTAYDFASEVTGPITLYAKWLKELPDPPAGEGGKQYKLVMGEGVSEVPKGLEDIYDAPAALETAMKVEITKKNGSIPQANTAVYDVTLLVSENGGTTWTPATEDNFPAGGLAVTLPYPSGTNSSYTFTVVHMFTTDFNNHHAGETESPKVTNTNSGIQFTVTGLSPIAVGWVKKNSGSGGGGWYPSVSYYDVKVEKAEHGTVTASPTSASSGSTVTLTVKPDEGYKLDKIAVTDSQGKAVELTEKDDKYTFKMPARNVTVQAGFVLEQTATPSPSPKPWENPFPDVKDSEWYIKAVEFVCTNGLMSGYANGRFGPNDTLTRAQFAQIIYNKEGRPATGGSRFSDVKDGMWYADAVNWAAAEGIVAGIGGGKFAPDRPITRQDLAVMLWRYAGSPKPRKNELDFVDSGKVSGYAWKALCWANENGVVNGKGNGLLDPRGNATRAEAAQMVMKYVNM; the protein is encoded by the coding sequence ATGAAAAGACTTTTATGCGTTTTGCTTGCAGTGCTGATAATCTGCTCCTGCTGGGTGACAGCTGGAGCGGCGGAAGATGGCACGACCGCGCCGGAGGATAAGTCCGGGGGGTGGGTATTTAATAGTCAGTATCAATTACCCACGCAGACCACGGAGTATACTGCGGGCAGCGGCACCATCACCTGGGAGCCCACCACGGTTTATGATGAAACACACCAGTGCGAGAAGGCCGCCAGCGGCAGGCTTACTCTGAATAACGCAAGCATCAGCGTGGACGCCACAGCTGAAAAAGGAATTTGGGTGCCGGTGGACACGGAGCTTGTGCTAATAGGAAGCAATACCATCACCATGAGCCAGTCCGGGACCGCTATTATGATTACTGACCCATATTTTGGCGGAACACCCTCCCTGACTATCCGGGGTGAAGGCTCCCTGACAGTCAACGCAAACGGCGGGGGCGACGGTATGGAGGTCAGAAATGAGATCAACATTGTTGAAGGAGCCAATGTTTCCATAAGCTGCTCCAATGGCGTTGGAATGTTTACTACCGCCGGCAGGATAAATATAAGCGACAGCACGGTAAAGGTGAGAATTGCGGACAACGCAAGTTCCCGCGGCGCTATCAGGGCGGTCATCAACGGCTATCCGACCGCTGACATAACCATCGAAAACAGCCACGTGACAGCCATCAACCCCGGCGGGCTCTCTATGAAATCCAGCGGGAGCATTTCTTTTACAGACAGCGATATAGCAGCTATCGGAACGTCCTCAATATCAAATGGGTACCCCTCTGAAGGAATACTGGCCTTTGCCGAACTCAGCGGCGGGACAATAAATATCAGCGGGGGAACTCTGTATGCGCAGAACAATTATGAGAACACTGATAGATATAATTATGGGTTTGACCTTCCGTATTTGCCAGGAAAAGTAACGGCAACAGATAGTGCCGTCATTTGTTATCATGGCTCCGTTTATTACCTGGTTCAAAGCGGCAATAACATTCAATATGAAAGCTGCGCCTATGATGAAAGCACAGGCGCTATTACAGTTGGTAATGGCTATGTGATGGGAAATGTGGAGTGGAAGGATAGCCTCCTGTTTCCAGATTCAAAATCTAACAAAGCCCTATATGGAAGGTATTACGATGTTGCTTCGCAAAGCAACAAAGTTGGAACGATTACCATTCCGGCAGGAACGGAAGCCGTAATTCCCGCGAGCGGCTATCTGTTTTCCTACAACTTGGTGAATAATGGAACGCTGACGGCAAAAGGTTATTGCGATAATTATGGCACCTTGACAAACAATGGGACCATTAATAATTATGGGCTTTTTTATAACGAAGCGAATACCCAGTTCAGCGGGAGCGGCACATTCAATAATTTGTATTATGCCCGTAATTTTCCCGGTTCAAAAACCAGCGACAGCATGAAGATAAATGGGCTGATACTCAATTATGATAATACAGTTTCTCCTGTTAAGTGGGAGTACGTAGCCCACGGAGATGCGCAGCTATTATGTACGAACAATCAGATCGTAGGAGCAAATTCTTCGGTCTTTCAGCCACTGTATGTTCTTTCTGACGCTATTTTTACTATTCCAGAAAGCCGCACAGTAGACGCGTCTTCCGCGGCTCTTGGCGTTACATGGGAAACTTTAAGTACATACCTCTCTGTCCAGGGCAAAATAGTCGTCAACGGCACCCTTAAGCTGCCGCCTGGCCCCGTCCAGGAAAAGCTTGACGAACTCCTCACACACATCACCGGCACCGGCCAGGTCATCATCGGCGAGAGCACTGCTTATCCTGTCACCGTCACCGGCTGCACGGCGGACAAGAGCTTTGCCGTGCAGGGAGAGACAGTCACCCTGACCCCCGGGGTTTCAGCACAGGGCACGCGGTTCCTCCGCTGGGAGACCTCATCTGGTGTGACCGTCGGAGAGGACAACACCTTTACGATGCCCAACGGAACTGTTACCGTTACCGCCATATACTCCCACACAGTCACTTTCAACACTCAGGGCGGCAGCGAAGTGGAGAGCCAGGACGTAGAGGGCGGCCAGGCGGCAGCAGAGCCGGCGGAAGCACCCACCCGCGATGGGTACGTTTTTGACAACTGGTACGCCGACGCGGGCGGCAAGACCGCCTATGACTTTGCAAGTGAAGTTACCGGCCCGATCACTCTCTATGCCAAGTGGCTCAAGGAGCTCCCCGACCCGCCCGCCGGGGAGGGCGGCAAGCAGTACAAGCTCGTGATGGGCGAAGGGGTCAGCGAGGTGCCGAAAGGTTTGGAAGACATCTATGATGCCCCTGCCGCCCTGGAAACCGCCATGAAAGTGGAAATTACAAAGAAAAACGGCTCCATACCCCAGGCCAATACAGCCGTCTATGATGTGACCCTGCTGGTTAGCGAAAACGGCGGCACGACGTGGACCCCTGCCACTGAGGACAACTTTCCGGCGGGCGGTCTTGCTGTCACCCTGCCCTATCCATCGGGCACCAACAGCAGCTATACATTTACAGTTGTCCATATGTTTACCACTGATTTCAACAATCACCATGCCGGGGAAACCGAGAGTCCGAAGGTGACCAACACAAACAGCGGTATTCAGTTTACCGTCACCGGCCTATCTCCTATCGCGGTGGGCTGGGTAAAGAAAAACAGCGGCTCGGGCGGTGGCGGCTGGTACCCATCTGTCAGCTATTACGATGTAAAGGTCGAGAAAGCGGAGCACGGCACCGTTACTGCCAGTCCGACAAGCGCAAGTTCGGGTAGTACCGTGACCCTGACCGTGAAGCCCGACGAGGGCTATAAGCTGGACAAGATAGCCGTCACCGACAGCCAGGGCAAGGCCGTGGAACTCACCGAAAAGGACGACAAGTATACCTTCAAGATGCCCGCCCGGAACGTAACAGTACAGGCCGGGTTTGTCCTTGAGCAGACGGCGACGCCCAGCCCCTCACCGAAGCCCTGGGAAAACCCTTTCCCGGATGTGAAGGACAGCGAGTGGTACATCAAGGCCGTTGAATTTGTGTGTACGAACGGCCTGATGAGCGGTTATGCCAACGGCAGGTTCGGCCCGAACGACACCCTCACCCGGGCGCAGTTCGCGCAGATAATCTACAACAAGGAGGGCAGGCCCGCTACTGGGGGAAGCCGGTTCAGCGACGTGAAAGACGGTATGTGGTACGCGGACGCTGTGAACTGGGCGGCGGCAGAGGGCATCGTCGCCGGGATAGGCGGCGGTAAGTTCGCCCCCGACCGGCCCATCACCCGGCAGGACCTGGCGGTCATGCTCTGGCGCTATGCAGGGAGCCCGAAGCCCAGGAAAAATGAACTGGATTTTGTGGATTCCGGGAAGGTCAGCGGGTACGCCTGGAAAGCCTTATGCTGGGCGAATGAGAACGGTGTTGTCAATGGAAAGGGGAACGGACTTCTCGACCCGAGGGGGAACGCTACCCGGGCAGAGGCGGCGCAGATGGTAATGAAGTATGTGAATATGTAA
- a CDS encoding plasmid mobilization protein, giving the protein MRMTEQDYKRLTRKARKCGLTKSGYIRQLIHDYKPREAPPADYYGMTRELKEIGNNMNQIAFMANATGLVDEGMYYPRTRI; this is encoded by the coding sequence ATGAGAATGACCGAGCAGGACTACAAGCGGCTTACCCGCAAAGCACGGAAATGCGGGCTAACCAAATCCGGCTACATACGCCAACTGATTCACGACTACAAGCCCCGAGAGGCCCCTCCTGCCGATTATTACGGCATGACCCGGGAGTTGAAAGAGATTGGCAACAACATGAACCAGATTGCTTTCATGGCAAACGCCACCGGCCTTGTGGACGAGGGTATGTATTACCCCCGAACAAGAATATAG
- a CDS encoding LuxR C-terminal-related transcriptional regulator — translation MPRNAYRKLRAAKSLVQTLYIYGATGFGKTAFVQKTLEKRSHVYLSCGNWRWDERDVPERGTVVLDDLHLLDEPRRELVKRLAADPEIWLILINRSPVPSWLMPEYVNIGFIVISEKDMRLGKKEIQGYLDSLGLSYTKEGLQYLADTAEGNGYIVRHAALRMAEGLSPGPKMYQEIHDAFARYLEEYIMVQWDSELLEFLMEVSVVEEFTLPLAELITANRLASVMVQKAMETGNFLFENDGMYRLRPVLLHALRKKAQQSLGEEQIKNCRKSAGVWYEMDGQISQALEMYEQSGSQGQIRELLIRNARVNPGAGHYYELRRYYLGMDEEEAAKSPVLMAGLSMLHSMLMDPKKSEYWYEKLSEFAKTAQGGAKREAKSRLCYLDIGLPHRGSRDVLKIMLRAPAMLLDQGISLPEFSVTSNIPSTMNGGKDFCKWSRSDRALARTVGPLVERVLGSYGKGLTKIALGESLYEKGADAFEVLTLLSRGQVETECGGRLEIAFSAVGQRVRLMILQGDLKNAGTILGSFQSAVEEQRVVQLMPNIQAMRCRIALYAGDIETVNQWLSTAPDEDKEFITMERYRYFTKARCYLTLGENLKALALLEKLSEYAKLVHRTYVGIEAGLLVAIVRRRLGTEWEPQLKVALDEAESYQFVRVITELGPAILPLLKARSRASPWFNKVLEETQQTARRYPGYLSPRNAVREDFSSTALEILHLQSEGLSATLIAGRLGMKADNVRYHIKENYRKLGASGKAEAIAAARGLGLI, via the coding sequence ATGCCGCGAAACGCTTACCGCAAGCTGAGAGCCGCCAAAAGCTTGGTCCAGACGCTTTACATTTACGGGGCCACCGGCTTCGGCAAGACCGCCTTTGTGCAGAAGACCCTGGAGAAACGCAGCCATGTCTACCTGTCCTGCGGGAACTGGCGCTGGGACGAGCGCGACGTGCCGGAGCGGGGGACCGTGGTGCTGGACGACCTGCATCTTCTGGACGAGCCCAGGCGGGAGCTTGTCAAGCGGCTGGCGGCCGACCCGGAAATCTGGCTTATCTTAATTAACCGCAGCCCGGTGCCCTCCTGGCTCATGCCCGAGTATGTCAATATAGGATTTATCGTTATCAGCGAGAAAGATATGCGCCTGGGGAAGAAAGAGATACAGGGATATCTGGACAGCCTGGGCCTCAGCTATACGAAGGAGGGTCTGCAATATCTGGCAGACACCGCCGAGGGAAACGGCTATATCGTGCGCCACGCGGCCTTGCGGATGGCGGAGGGCCTGTCCCCAGGGCCAAAGATGTACCAGGAGATTCACGACGCCTTTGCCCGCTACCTGGAGGAATACATCATGGTGCAGTGGGACAGCGAGCTGCTGGAATTTCTCATGGAGGTCAGCGTTGTGGAGGAGTTTACCCTGCCCCTGGCGGAGCTTATCACCGCCAACCGGCTGGCCTCCGTCATGGTGCAGAAGGCCATGGAGACCGGGAATTTCCTGTTCGAGAATGACGGAATGTACCGTCTGCGGCCGGTGCTCCTGCACGCACTGAGAAAAAAGGCTCAGCAAAGCTTGGGCGAGGAGCAGATAAAGAACTGCCGGAAGAGCGCCGGGGTCTGGTATGAGATGGACGGCCAGATCTCTCAGGCTTTGGAGATGTACGAGCAGAGCGGCAGCCAGGGGCAGATACGTGAACTGCTTATCCGCAATGCCCGGGTGAACCCCGGGGCGGGCCATTACTATGAACTTCGCCGGTACTATCTGGGCATGGACGAGGAGGAAGCGGCTAAAAGTCCGGTGCTCATGGCGGGACTTTCCATGCTCCACTCCATGCTCATGGACCCGAAAAAGAGCGAGTATTGGTACGAAAAGCTGTCAGAGTTTGCTAAAACTGCCCAAGGCGGGGCTAAGCGTGAAGCGAAAAGCAGGCTTTGCTATCTGGACATCGGACTGCCACATCGGGGCAGCCGGGACGTGCTGAAGATAATGCTCCGGGCGCCCGCTATGCTTCTGGACCAGGGCATTTCCCTGCCGGAGTTTTCCGTCACCAGCAACATACCAAGCACAATGAACGGCGGCAAGGATTTCTGCAAGTGGAGCCGGTCGGACCGGGCTTTGGCGCGGACAGTCGGGCCGCTGGTGGAGCGGGTGCTGGGCAGCTACGGCAAGGGGCTGACGAAAATCGCCCTGGGGGAGAGCCTATATGAGAAGGGCGCGGACGCCTTCGAGGTGCTGACCCTGCTATCCCGCGGGCAGGTGGAGACCGAGTGCGGCGGCAGGCTTGAGATCGCGTTCTCGGCGGTGGGACAGCGGGTGCGGCTGATGATCTTGCAGGGGGACCTCAAAAACGCCGGGACCATTCTCGGGTCCTTCCAGTCGGCAGTGGAGGAACAGAGGGTGGTGCAGCTTATGCCCAACATACAGGCCATGCGGTGCAGGATAGCACTATATGCCGGGGACATAGAGACCGTCAACCAATGGCTCAGTACCGCCCCGGACGAGGACAAGGAGTTCATCACCATGGAGCGTTACCGCTATTTCACCAAGGCGCGGTGCTACCTGACGCTGGGGGAAAACCTCAAGGCTTTAGCCCTGCTGGAAAAGCTCTCGGAGTACGCGAAGCTGGTCCATCGGACCTACGTGGGCATTGAAGCGGGGCTTCTGGTGGCCATCGTCCGGCGGCGGCTGGGTACGGAGTGGGAGCCACAGCTCAAGGTTGCGCTGGACGAGGCCGAGAGCTACCAGTTCGTGCGGGTCATAACGGAGCTTGGCCCGGCTATTTTGCCGCTCCTCAAGGCCAGGAGCCGGGCGAGTCCCTGGTTCAATAAAGTGCTTGAGGAGACCCAGCAGACCGCCCGGCGATATCCAGGTTATCTTTCGCCCAGGAACGCCGTCCGGGAGGATTTTTCCAGCACGGCCCTGGAGATTTTGCACTTGCAGAGCGAGGGGCTTTCGGCCACTTTGATCGCCGGGCGGCTGGGGATGAAGGCGGACAACGTGCGCTATCACATTAAGGAAAACTACCGCAAGCTGGGCGCTTCGGGCAAGGCAGAGGCCATTGCCGCCGCCCGGGGCTTGGGGCTGATATAA
- a CDS encoding winged helix-turn-helix domain-containing protein, which yields MEYIDLRKLKSGELKQVRRQVVRLKQMGKAGKEIEELTGVRQSRASEIWTAYKREGDKALEPKKHGFQKGTHLLLTPEEQAEIRETIVTRRPEEFGIPGSLWTLKKVCAYVWKRYRKKISDGSVSDYMRRWGLTCQRPVKRARKQNPSRI from the coding sequence ATGGAATACATAGATTTACGAAAACTGAAAAGTGGAGAGCTCAAGCAGGTACGCCGTCAGGTCGTACGCCTCAAACAGATGGGAAAAGCCGGGAAAGAAATTGAGGAATTAACCGGAGTGCGGCAGAGTCGCGCCAGCGAAATATGGACGGCATATAAGCGAGAGGGAGACAAAGCGCTGGAACCGAAGAAACACGGATTCCAGAAGGGGACGCATCTGCTTCTGACACCGGAGGAGCAGGCGGAAATACGGGAAACGATTGTTACCCGCCGCCCAGAGGAATTCGGCATTCCTGGGAGTCTGTGGACGCTGAAGAAAGTGTGTGCATACGTCTGGAAAAGGTATCGGAAAAAGATCTCGGACGGCAGTGTGTCGGATTATATGCGGCGCTGGGGCTTGACGTGCCAGCGTCCGGTCAAGCGTGCCCGGAAACAGAATCCTTCCCGTATCTAA
- a CDS encoding DUF6017 domain-containing protein, with product MLALPDNWNYSIAGLAYINREGERAVRSAINELEQAGYLHRRQKRGSTGKIVGTEYMVYEQPVCQNAAVDNPPLDKPPTENSTQLNKDKQNKDKINIEKTNPILSDREGIGLETNYAQHERLIKENIEYDHLIDVMDKPLLDELVDIMVETVCTQRKAIRIASDDYPAEVVRSKFLKLTAEHIEYVADCFRVNTSEIRNIKQYLRAMLFNAPSTMDSYYTAKVAHDMAK from the coding sequence ATGCTGGCCTTGCCAGATAACTGGAACTATTCTATTGCAGGTCTGGCCTACATTAACCGCGAGGGCGAAAGAGCGGTGCGTTCGGCAATAAACGAGCTTGAACAAGCCGGGTATCTCCACCGCCGGCAGAAAAGGGGCAGCACTGGCAAAATCGTCGGCACTGAGTACATGGTATATGAACAGCCAGTGTGCCAAAATGCAGCAGTGGATAATCCACCGCTGGATAAACCGCCGACGGAAAACAGCACACAACTAAACAAAGATAAACAAAATAAAGATAAAATAAATATAGAGAAAACAAATCCTATCCTTTCCGATAGGGAAGGGATAGGATTGGAAACGAATTATGCCCAGCATGAGCGGCTGATAAAGGAAAACATCGAGTACGACCACCTCATAGACGTGATGGACAAGCCCTTGCTGGATGAGCTTGTGGACATCATGGTGGAAACCGTCTGTACCCAGCGAAAGGCAATACGCATTGCCAGCGACGATTACCCGGCGGAGGTTGTCAGGAGCAAATTCCTCAAGCTGACCGCCGAGCATATCGAGTACGTCGCCGACTGTTTCCGCGTCAATACCAGCGAGATACGCAATATCAAGCAGTATCTGCGGGCCATGCTATTCAACGCGCCCTCAACTATGGACAGCTACTACACCGCGAAAGTGGCACATGACATGGCCAAATGA
- a CDS encoding aldo/keto reductase: MQYNDFKGINLSRLGFGAMRLPLREDKSIDQAAVEEMVAYAIDHGVNYFDTAYPYHGGHSEISIGRTLSKYPRDTWYLASKYPGHQIAESYDPAAVFEDQLKKCGVEYFDFYLLHNVYENSIGTYTDPKWGSSIIKDINTHA; encoded by the coding sequence ATGCAATACAATGATTTCAAAGGCATAAACCTTTCCCGCCTGGGTTTCGGCGCCATGCGCCTGCCCCTCCGGGAGGACAAGTCCATCGACCAGGCTGCTGTGGAGGAAATGGTGGCCTATGCCATCGACCACGGCGTGAACTATTTCGACACGGCCTACCCTTACCACGGCGGCCATTCGGAGATTTCCATCGGCAGGACTCTCAGCAAATATCCGCGCGACACCTGGTACCTGGCCAGCAAGTACCCCGGCCATCAGATCGCCGAGAGCTACGACCCTGCCGCTGTCTTTGAAGACCAACTGAAAAAGTGCGGAGTGGAGTATTTCGACTTCTACCTGCTCCACAACGTCTACGAAAACTCCATCGGTACATACACCGACCCCAAATGGGGCAGTTCTATAATTAAAGATATAAACACCCACGCTTAG
- the acgM gene encoding radical SAM/SPASM domain protein, ACGX system has translation MKPYFAFQWHITDECDQRCQHCYIFSEDACKPIDAMSWEQMEEVFANCLDFCQVHGRSPYFYITGGDPILHPDFWRLLELMKSQEIPFTILGNPFHLTDEVCMRLKALGCEKYQLSLDGLRETHDWFRKPGSFDITLEKIQTIKRAGVRAVIMTTVSGTNIDEIPALIDTVVENGADVFAFSRYCPTSREKDVGIEPIRYRQLLADCDRKFKEYKAAGCKTCFNKKDHLWTLYEYETGDFQIPDCAKPGMIYGGCNCGNCHLTLLPNGDIYACRRVQNSKVANVFEDRLADVWACQMERYREYTKFEKCSKCELLAWCQGCPAVASGRDGNFYAADPQCWKEIKEGN, from the coding sequence ATGAAACCATATTTTGCCTTTCAGTGGCACATCACCGACGAGTGCGACCAGCGCTGCCAGCACTGCTACATTTTTTCTGAGGACGCCTGCAAGCCCATCGATGCCATGAGCTGGGAGCAGATGGAGGAGGTCTTTGCCAACTGCCTGGACTTCTGCCAGGTACACGGACGCTCGCCCTATTTTTACATCACCGGCGGCGACCCCATCCTGCACCCGGATTTCTGGCGGCTGCTGGAGCTGATGAAATCCCAGGAGATACCCTTTACTATCCTGGGCAACCCCTTCCATCTGACCGACGAAGTGTGTATGAGGCTCAAGGCTCTCGGCTGTGAAAAGTACCAGCTCTCCCTGGACGGCCTGCGGGAAACCCACGACTGGTTCCGCAAGCCGGGCAGCTTTGACATCACCCTGGAAAAGATACAGACCATCAAAAGAGCCGGAGTCAGAGCAGTCATTATGACTACCGTCTCCGGCACGAACATCGACGAGATACCCGCGCTGATCGACACGGTGGTGGAGAATGGGGCTGATGTGTTCGCCTTTTCCCGCTACTGCCCCACCAGCAGGGAAAAAGATGTGGGTATCGAGCCCATACGTTACCGGCAGCTTTTGGCCGACTGTGACAGGAAATTCAAGGAGTATAAAGCCGCTGGGTGCAAGACCTGTTTCAACAAAAAAGACCACCTATGGACGCTCTATGAATATGAAACCGGCGACTTTCAAATCCCCGATTGCGCTAAGCCCGGCATGATCTATGGCGGCTGCAACTGCGGGAACTGCCATCTGACCCTCCTGCCAAACGGCGATATATACGCTTGCCGCCGGGTGCAGAACAGCAAGGTGGCGAACGTGTTTGAGGACAGGCTTGCGGACGTATGGGCCTGTCAGATGGAGCGCTATCGGGAGTACACCAAGTTTGAAAAATGCTCCAAGTGTGAATTGCTGGCATGGTGCCAGGGATGTCCTGCCGTTGCCAGCGGCCGGGATGGCAATTTCTACGCCGCCGACCCACAATGCTGGAAAGAGATCAAGGAGGGAAACTGA